AGTTACTCAGCCCCTGATTCCGGCAATAATTTAATCCAACCCCCCCAGTCCACGTATTGCAGCCTGATGCAGCAATATGCCATGGACTCCAAGCGAAACATCCAAGTGGTGAATCTCGATCCGGCGGCGGAGCACTTTAGCTACACCCCGCTGACGGACATTCGCGAGCTGATCCACCTGGACGACGCAATGGAGGACGAGGAACTGCACTACGGTCCGAACGGGGGCCTCATCTTCTGCCTCGAGTTCTTGATCGAGAACCAGGACTGGCTGAAGGATCAACTCTGTGGCGGCGAGAACGAACTAATGGTGGGCGAGCCGGACGACGACTACATCCTGTTCGACATGCCCGGCCAGATCGAGCTGTTCACCCATCTCAAAATGGGCAAGCAGCTGGTGCAGCTGCTCGAGTCCTGGAACTTCCGCACCTGCGTGGTCTTCTGTCTGGACTCGCAGTTTATGGTGGACGGGGCCAAGTTCATTTCCGGCACCATGGCCGCACTCAGTGTTATGGCCAACATGGAGCAGCCGCACGTCAATGTGCTGACCAAAGTGGATCTGCTGAGCAGCGAGGCGCGGAAGCAGCTTGAGATGTACCTTGAGCCGGATGCCCACAGCCTGATGGGAGAGCTGACAGTGGGCACGGCCTTTGGCGAGAGGTACGGAAAGCTCACG
This genomic window from Drosophila gunungcola strain Sukarami chromosome 3R, Dgunungcola_SK_2, whole genome shotgun sequence contains:
- the LOC128252763 gene encoding GPN-loop GTPase 3, with product MRFAQIIVGPAGSGKSTYCSLMQQYAMDSKRNIQVVNLDPAAEHFSYTPLTDIRELIHLDDAMEDEELHYGPNGGLIFCLEFLIENQDWLKDQLCGGENELMVGEPDDDYILFDMPGQIELFTHLKMGKQLVQLLESWNFRTCVVFCLDSQFMVDGAKFISGTMAALSVMANMEQPHVNVLTKVDLLSSEARKQLEMYLEPDAHSLMGELTVGTAFGERYGKLTEAIGALIEDFSLVRFFPLDSQDEESVGDLLLQIDNILQYGEDADVNVKDFDEPEEGDRDI